In a genomic window of Candidatus Zixiibacteriota bacterium:
- a CDS encoding FRG domain-containing protein: MNKDKIANKLISLLCSVECNFYIDNVISNLSDYLATISYSLRENTVFWFRGHSNVKWPLIPSALRKSKVKQREDALNLLQDFRRIAEIKIDRPPRENETLKWLQTAQHYGIPTRLLDWTESSIFALYFATLPNKDEDGKETHGMVFMLNPTDLSKTTAIKVRNTLNANIPNKLLDKYLELGGQVMRSPKKGRLPTIAVNPVWNSERLMMQRGVFTLHGNVKFALDKYQANSLLGIPIINKHKKTLHSELNRIGIDEMALFPELEHACNCLKEKVNCNEGYL, translated from the coding sequence ATGAATAAAGATAAAATTGCGAATAAATTAATTAGCCTCTTATGCTCGGTCGAATGCAATTTTTATATAGATAATGTTATAAGCAACTTATCGGATTATTTGGCAACAATAAGTTATTCTTTACGAGAAAATACGGTGTTTTGGTTTAGGGGGCATAGCAATGTAAAATGGCCCTTAATACCATCCGCATTGAGAAAATCCAAAGTAAAACAACGGGAAGATGCGTTAAATTTGCTACAAGATTTTCGAAGAATCGCAGAAATAAAAATCGACCGACCTCCTCGCGAAAATGAAACGCTAAAGTGGCTTCAGACTGCGCAACATTATGGTATCCCAACTCGCTTGCTTGATTGGACAGAAAGTTCTATTTTTGCCCTATATTTCGCTACGCTTCCCAATAAAGACGAAGATGGAAAAGAAACACATGGAATGGTATTCATGCTTAATCCTACCGACCTGAGTAAAACTACTGCCATTAAGGTTAGAAATACCTTAAATGCTAATATCCCAAATAAACTTTTAGATAAATATCTGGAGTTGGGTGGCCAGGTAATGAGAAGCCCCAAAAAAGGTAGATTACCAACTATTGCAGTTAATCCAGTATGGAACTCTGAAAGACTAATGATGCAAAGGGGAGTTTTTACATTACATGGCAATGTGAAATTTGCCTTGGATAAATATCAGGCAAACTCTTTATTGGGTATACCAATAATAAATAAGCATAAGAAAACATTGCACTCTGAATTAAATAGAATTGGAATTGATGAAATGGCTTTGTTCCCCGAATTAGAGCATGCATGCAATTGTCTAAAGGAAAAAGTCAATTGCAATGAAGGATATTTATGA
- a CDS encoding restriction endonuclease: MIFKSYNISISQSGILKLPSEFQRELRSAGTYIINESISLSQCLDLHPIDVWRKLVEENKYIRRSRSISLSQCPDIYPIDVWSKLVEENKYIRRSRFIARKLHQFTSPIYPNSPRIDIKSLHTNVLGSDVSNAKMLCFGQSAKIIDSKLLNLILTNRDFYELQPFLKNCAKINASKERTIESLERFFTDNKQKRELFNNPRKFEIVVAEVLDRSGVGIIEVTQPSKDYGIDVIIYLPDGELYYVQCKAGRKPANVRDVREVIGVVARDNRKAGVLVALSGFTSSAKTETSISNLSIELVNAPQLATWAKAVMLKNHSIMLKKIMG, translated from the coding sequence GTGATTTTTAAATCCTACAATATTTCGATTTCACAATCTGGTATCTTGAAACTACCATCCGAATTTCAAAGGGAGTTGAGATCAGCGGGTACCTATATTATCAATGAGTCTATCTCTTTATCTCAATGTCTCGATTTGCATCCAATCGATGTTTGGAGAAAACTTGTAGAAGAAAATAAATATATAAGAAGATCTAGGTCTATCTCTTTATCTCAATGTCCCGATATATATCCAATCGATGTTTGGAGTAAACTTGTAGAAGAAAATAAATATATAAGAAGATCTAGGTTTATTGCGCGAAAATTACATCAATTCACAAGTCCAATTTACCCCAATTCCCCAAGAATAGATATAAAATCATTGCACACAAATGTATTAGGTTCGGATGTGAGTAATGCTAAAATGCTATGCTTTGGTCAATCAGCCAAAATAATCGATAGTAAGTTGCTTAACCTAATTTTAACAAATCGAGATTTTTATGAGTTACAACCTTTTTTGAAAAATTGTGCCAAAATTAATGCCTCAAAAGAAAGAACTATTGAATCTTTGGAGAGGTTCTTTACCGATAATAAACAAAAACGAGAGCTATTTAATAATCCCAGGAAATTTGAGATTGTTGTTGCTGAGGTACTTGATAGGTCTGGGGTGGGGATCATAGAGGTCACACAACCTTCTAAAGATTATGGGATTGATGTAATAATCTATCTACCAGATGGTGAATTATACTATGTACAATGTAAAGCTGGAAGAAAGCCTGCGAATGTTAGAGACGTTAGAGAAGTAATTGGCGTTGTTGCAAGAGATAACAGAAAAGCCGGAGTACTTGTGGCTTTGTCGGGGTTCACTTCTTCTGCCAAAACTGAAACCTCAATTTCGAATTTATCAATCGAACTGGTAAATGCGCCCCAATTAGCAACATGGGCAAAAGCCGTAATGTTGAAGAATCATTCCATCATGTTAAAGAAAATTATGGGATAA
- a CDS encoding recombinase family protein, with product MCTKVTSQTVPRGLSPGESPPLIIAGYIRVSTENQVDGYGLESQESAIQKFARKNKLGAIRIYTERGVSGDLEDRPALGQLMVDVKEGRVGKVIVVRLDRLARDLMLQENILADLKQHNAELISIDEPDLCSSDPTRVLFRQIKGAISEYEKKMIKVRLKAGRMSKASDGGFVGGRRPLGYKRVDKYNGKKRPDLIIDPESIETVRLIFSLKRKHWSQSKIARHLKDNGFKTARGGNWYQSTVRAILTNPIYKGKMNYNGLGFKRLDLAIS from the coding sequence ATGTGCACTAAGGTTACTTCTCAGACGGTTCCCCGGGGATTATCTCCCGGGGAATCCCCTCCCCTAATTATCGCAGGTTATATCCGAGTTTCAACCGAGAATCAGGTTGATGGCTATGGCCTCGAATCCCAGGAGAGCGCGATTCAAAAATTCGCTCGTAAAAACAAGCTGGGCGCGATCCGCATTTACACCGAAAGGGGCGTATCCGGCGATCTCGAAGACCGCCCCGCCCTCGGCCAGCTAATGGTCGATGTTAAGGAGGGCCGAGTCGGCAAAGTGATTGTCGTCAGGCTTGACCGCCTGGCGCGTGACCTGATGCTTCAGGAAAACATCCTGGCTGATCTTAAACAGCATAACGCCGAGCTTATTTCCATCGATGAGCCGGACTTGTGCAGTTCCGATCCGACTCGTGTTTTATTCCGTCAAATCAAAGGCGCAATCAGCGAATACGAAAAGAAGATGATCAAAGTGCGCCTGAAAGCTGGGCGAATGTCAAAAGCCAGCGATGGCGGATTTGTCGGCGGACGCAGGCCGTTAGGTTATAAGCGCGTTGATAAGTACAACGGCAAGAAGCGACCCGATCTGATTATCGATCCCGAATCAATCGAAACGGTGCGCCTGATATTTTCACTCAAGCGTAAACACTGGAGTCAATCCAAGATTGCCCGCCATCTAAAAGACAACGGATTCAAGACGGCACGCGGCGGAAACTGGTACCAAAGCACCGTGCGAGCCATCTTGACAAATCCTATTTATAAGGGCAAGATGAATTATAACGGATTGGGCTTTAAGCGATTAGACCTTGCGATTAGTTGA